Proteins encoded together in one Pontiella desulfatans window:
- a CDS encoding ExbD/TolR family protein, which produces MNLNQHYEDAKLELQVAPLIDVVFLLLIYFMVTASLIKKEADIGFMLPANIAVEDMQEIPVEVLIEITADGSVQVEGMRFSYDDRTLDDLVMQVAGLKQIALAQSSPFFVNVLPHQDALHRRIIDVMDACAAAGVNSLTFSKSM; this is translated from the coding sequence ATGAATTTAAACCAACATTACGAAGACGCTAAACTTGAGCTTCAAGTCGCGCCGTTGATCGACGTCGTCTTCCTGCTGCTCATCTACTTCATGGTCACGGCGTCCTTGATCAAGAAGGAGGCCGATATCGGCTTCATGTTGCCGGCCAACATTGCGGTTGAAGATATGCAGGAGATTCCGGTGGAGGTGCTCATCGAGATCACCGCCGACGGTTCCGTGCAGGTCGAAGGCATGCGCTTCTCATACGACGACCGCACGCTCGACGACTTGGTTATGCAGGTCGCGGGTCTTAAGCAAATCGCCCTTGCGCAAAGCTCGCCGTTCTTCGTCAACGTGTTGCCGCACCAGGATGCATTGCACCGCCGGATCATCGATGTGATGGACGCCTGCGCCGCCGCCGGTGTGAACAGCCTAACGTTCAGCAAGTCGATGTAG